One Natator depressus isolate rNatDep1 chromosome 6, rNatDep2.hap1, whole genome shotgun sequence DNA window includes the following coding sequences:
- the CCDC177 gene encoding coiled-coil domain-containing protein 177: MVDPAAEPGEEKCTDPGGAAGDGAPPAAAGEGPPRPPPPTPAGEPGRRREQSPLLHLDLFNFDCPEAEGSRYVLTSPRSLEACARCAVKPVELLPRALSELVREAPGRSMRVAAGLYEVYEMDRQRKLQQCREERERIIREEKRRIFTPLMLSSLPSSPAARISFKPTTNGGCALAPGAGAPTGTKTKSHSLDSLQKRREGFSTKTSSESGASSSYSGESFRDRWTKGTPRTRTVAAMNSLAGRSFSLGDLSHSPQTTKKVEKIVKEVKKKKGLKEVPKRDRKIAALMIAKHQEENILNEQRYAAHLQWDSQRRRAEQQKEQEEKEKQRALLQCQKMWESQVEKRRGKLTQGQKEATMMKQRQCLMYEERWREQAEKQDRMKRDKLERAVLEDKQKKLHQEHNLKVKEEDKKEFLEREEHLLQEKMSTAAQKKLKKELQLQKEKKLLNQAEKLKHEALLKELARQEAEEKEMLKASVEVNLHKAQENYEQLIEKRNQELREKAKREEMQIQRAKLAAERKEREQKEHLEALAKATERKLQHAAQVAEEVVQQKARKVVLSRLEKEKMQKVNKQKVEQYEDFRRREILLSIERKLERSEQIFKEKKTVLENARSVARASFHVREKVREETNMRTFDKMVSEAELHASLDKK, from the coding sequence ATGGTGGATCCGGCGGCGGAGCCGGGCGAGGAGAAATGCACAGACCCAGGCGGCGCAGCTGGAGATGGGGCGCCCCCGGCAGCAGCGGGCGAAGGGCCCCCGCGTCCGCCGCCGCCAACGCCCGCGGGGGAGCCGGGGAGGCGCCGCGAGCAGTCCCCGCTGCTGCACTTGGACCTCTTCAACTTCGACTGCCCGGAGGCCGAGGGCAGCCGCTACGTGCTCACCAGCCCCCGCTCGCTGGAAGCCTGCGCCCGCTGCGCCGTCAAGCCGGTGGAgctgctgcccagggccctgagcgAGCTGGTGAGGGAGGCCCCGGGCAGGTCCATGCGGGTGGCGGCCGGCCTGTACGAGGTCTACGAGATGGACCGGCAGaggaagctgcagcagtgccgGGAGGAAAGAGAAAGGATTATCcgagaggagaagagaaggatTTTCACTCCCCTCATGCTAAGcagcctcccttcctccccagctgccAGGATCTCCTTCAAACCCACCACCAATGGGGGCTGCGCCCtagccccaggggcaggggctcCGACTGGGACCAAGACCAAGAGCCACTCCCTGGACTCGCTGCAGAAACGGAGAGAGGGGTTCTCCACCAAAACATCCTCTGAATCAGGGGCATCCTCGTCCTACAGCGGAGAAAGCTTTAGGGACAGATGGACCAAAGGGACCCCTCGGACTAGGACGGTGGCTGCCATGAACTCCCTGGCAGGCAGAAGCTTCAGCCTGGGGGATCTGAGCCACTCCCCACAGACCACAAAGAAAGTGGAGAAGATCGTCAAGGAggtgaagaagaagaaaggtCTCAAGGAGGTGCCCAAGAGGGACAGAAAGATAGCTGCCTTGATGATAGCCAAGCACCAGGAGGAGAACATCCTGAATGAGCAGAGGTATGCCGCTCACCTCCAGTGGGACAGCCAGCGGCGAAGGGCCGAGCAGCagaaggagcaggaagagaaagagaagcagaGGGCTCTGCTGCAGTGCCAGAAGATGTGGGAGTCCCAGGTCGAGAAGCGCCGTGGGAAGCTGACCCAAGGGCAGAAGGAGGCTACCATGATGAAGCAGAGGCAGTGCCTGATGTATGAAGAGAGgtggagggagcaggcagagaagCAAGACAGAATGAAAAGGGATAAGCTAGAGAGGGCCGTCCTGGAAGACAAGCAGAAGAAGCTCCATCAAGAGCACAACCTGAAGGTAAAGGAAGAAGACAAGAAAGAATTCCTGGAACGAGAAGAACATCTTTTGCAGGAGAAGATGTCCACTGCTGCGCAGAAGAAGCTGAAGAAGGAGCTACAGCTGCAGAAGGAAAAGAAGTTGCTCAACCAAGCTGAGAAGCTGAAGCATGAGGCCCTGCTCAAGGAACTGGCCAGGCAAGAGGCAGAGGAGAAGGAGATGCTAAAGGCCTCTGTGGAAGTTAACCTACACAAGGCCCAGGAGAACTATGAGCAGCTAATTGAGAAGAGGAATCAAGAGCTAAGGGAGAAAGCTAAGCGGGAGGAGATGCAAATCCAGAGAGCCAAGCTGGCAGCtgagaggaaggagagggagcaGAAGGAGCACTTGGAGGCCCTGGCCAAAGCGACAGAGAGGAAGCTCCAGCATGCTGCCCAGGTGGCTGAGGAGGTGGTCCAACAGAAAGCACGCAAGGTGGTCCTAAGCCGCCTGGAGAAGGAGAAGATGCAGAAGGTAAACAAGCAGAAGGTGGAGCAGTACGAGGACTTCCGACGCAGGGAGATCCTCCTGTCCATTGAGAGGAAGCTGGAGAGGAGCGAGCAGATCTTCAAGGAGAAGAAGACTGTCCTGGAAAATGCCAGGTCGGTCGCCCGGGCATCCTTCCACGTCCGGGAAAAGGTGCGGGAGGAAACAAACATGCGCACCTTTGACAAGATGGTCTCTGAGGCAGAATTGCACGCCAGCCTGGATAAAAAATGA